From the genome of Vitis riparia cultivar Riparia Gloire de Montpellier isolate 1030 chromosome 2, EGFV_Vit.rip_1.0, whole genome shotgun sequence, one region includes:
- the LOC117927472 gene encoding probable inactive shikimate kinase like 2, chloroplastic produces the protein MAASLFFFSQNPFKSPQISHPKISLSSPKPTLTLFTPPPFISNNATRRLSCKALSTISLNPSNYEFSDASSEMELRLQLGGGGTLSSRDIFVDAEDSSLKIGVKQSGSFITLVEINKLYEKIKSSETIWYIDEDQLVVNLKKQDPDLKWPDIVESWESLTAGATQLLKGTSIYIVGDSTEINDKVARELAVGLGYTPLNTKELLETFAKQSIDSWVTADGSESVAEAESAVLENLSSHVRAVIATLGGLHGAARRADKWRHLYAGFTVWLSQSEAIDEESAKEEARRHIQEGSLGYSNADVVVKLHGWDADHAKTVAQASLSALKQLIMSDKKLPGKKSLYIRLGCRGDWPDIKPPGWDPSTGAEVPTGTL, from the exons ATCCAAAGATTAGTCTCTCTTCTCCCAAACCCACTCTCACACTCTTCACACCTCCGCCTTTCATTTCAAACAATGCCACTCGTCGTCTCTCCTGCAAGGCTCTCTCCACCATCTCTCTCAACCCCAGCAACTACGAG TTCTCTGATGCTTCTTCTGAGATGGAGTTGAGATTACAATTAGGGGGCGGTGGTACATTAAGTTCTAGAGACATTTTTGTGGATGCTGAAGACAGCTCCTTAAAAATTGGTGTAAAACAGTCTGGGTCTTTCATCacacttgttgaaattaataaattgtatGAGAAGATAAAGTCTTCTGAAACAATATG gTATATAGATGAAGATCAACTGGTTGTTAACTTGAAGAAGCAAGACCCAGATTTGAAATGGCCTGACATTGTGGAGTCCTGGGAATCTTTGACAGCAGGAGCTACGCAATTGCTGAAAGGAACATCAATTTACATTGTTGGGGATTCAACTGAAATTAATGATAAAGTTGCTAGGGAACTTGCTGTTGGTTTGGG GTATACCCCACTTAATACCAAGGAGTTATTGGAAACATTTGCCAAACAATCCATTGATTCAT GGGTGACAGCTGATGGGTCTGAGTCTGTAGCAGAAGCAGAAAGTGCTGTATTAGAAAACCTAAGTAG TCATGTCCGTGCTGTTATTGCGACATTAGGAGGACTGCATGGAGCTGCTCGAAGAGCTGATAAATGGAGGCATCTTTATGCTGGATTTACTGTCTGGCTGTCACAGTCTGAAGCCATAG ATGAAGAGTCAGCAAAGGAGGAGGCCAGAAGGCACATCCAAGAAGGCAGTCTAGGCTACTCAAATGCAGATGTTGTGGTCAAGCTTCATGGTTGGGATGCCGATCATGCTAAAACTGTGGCTCAAGCTTCCCTCAGTGCCCTTAAACAGCTAATCATGTCAGACAAGAAGCTTCCAG GTAAGAAGAGCCTCTACATCAGGTTAGGATGTCGGGGTGATTGGCCAGATATCAAGCCTCCTGGATGGGACCCATCAACTGGAGCTGAGGTACCTACTGGTACTTTGTAG
- the LOC117929271 gene encoding ARF guanine-nucleotide exchange factor GNOM, whose protein sequence is MGRLKLQSGIKSIEEEPEDCESTSSNKAALACMINSEVGAVLAVMRRNVRWGGRYMSGDDHLEHSLIQSLKALRKQIFSWQHQWHTINPAVYLQPFLDVIRSDETGAPITGVALSSVYKIVTLDVLCLNTVNVEDAMHLVVDAVTSCRFEVTDPASEELVLMKILQVLLACMKSKVSVMLSNQHVCTIVNTCYRIVHQAATKSELLQRIARHTMHELVRCIFSHLPDVGNTEHALVNRGSSVKLEGSGQDNEYNFGNKQLENGNGASEYDGQPSSVSFASNSSTGLVGSMLDENTVGAGNGKEATPYDLHLMTEPYGVPCMVEIFHFLCSLLNVVEHMGMGSRSNTMAFDEDLPLFALGLINSAIELGGLSIRRHPRLLSLIQDELFRNLMQFGLSTSPLILSMVCSIVLNLYQHLRTELKLQLEAFFSCVILRLAQSKYGASYQQQEVAMEALVDFCRQKTFMVEMYANLDCDITCSNVFEDLANLLSKSAFPVNCPLSAMHILALDGLIAVIQGMAERIGNGSLGSEQSPVNLEEYTPFWMVKCDNYSDPSVWVPFVCRRKYIKRRLMIGADHFNRDPKKGLEFLQVTHLLPDKLDPQSVACFFRYTAGLDKNLVGDFLGNHDEFCVQVLHEFAGTFDFQDMNLDTALRLFLETFRLPGESQKIQRVLEAFSERYYEQSPQILANKDAALLLSYSLIMLNTDQHNVQVKKKMTEEDFIRNNRHINGGNDLPRDFLSELYHSICKNEIRTTPEQGAGFPEMTPSRWIDLMHKSKKTAPFIVADSRAFLDHDMFAIMSGPTIAAISVVFDHAEHEEVYQTCIDGFLAVAKISACHHLEDVLDDLVVSLCKFTTLLNPSPGEESVQAFGDDTKARMATVTVFTIANRYGDYIRTGWRNILDCILRLHKLGLLPARVASDAADDSELSADPGQGKPITNSLSSAHMPSIGTPRRSSGLMGRFSQLLSLDTEEPRSQPTEQQLAAHQRTLQTIQKCHIDSIFTESKFLQSDSLLQLARALIWAAGRPQKGNSSPEDEDTAVFCLELLIAITLNNRDRIKLLWQGVYEHISNIVQSTVMPCALVEKAVFGLLRICQRLLPYKENLADELLRSLQLVLKLDARVADAYCEQITQEVSRLVKANATHIRSQMGWRTITSLLSITARHPEASEAGFDALLFIMSDGAHLLPANYVLCVDAARQFSESRVGQAERSVRALDLMAGSVVCLSHWALEAKQAMAEEELSKMSQDIGEMWLRLVQGLRKVCLDQREEVRNHALISLQRCLSGVEGFQLPHSLWLQCFDMVIFTMLDDLLDIAQGHSQKDYRNMEGTLSLAMKLLSKVFLQLLNDLAQLTTFCKLWLGVLSRMEKYMKVKVKGKRSEKLPELVPELLKNTLLVMKTRGVLVQRSALGGDSLWELTWLHVNNIAPTLQSEVFPDQGVDQPRDKKDETGRSLVSDEMGSVPSNETVVSEGGRTG, encoded by the exons ATGGGGCGTCTAAAGCTGCAATCTGGAATCAAGTCGATTGAGGAAGAACCTGAAGATTGTGAATCTACATCTTCTAATAAAGCTGCATTAGCATGTATGATCAATTCAGAAGTAGGTGCTGTGTTGGCAGTCATGAGGAGGAATGTCAGATGGGGAGGTCGTTATATGTCAGGCGATGATCATCTTGAGCATTCTCTTATTCAGTCTTTAAAGGCATTGCGGAAGCAAATATTTTCATGGCAGCATCAGTGGCATACCATCAACCCAGCTGTGTATCTCCAGCCATTTCTGGATGTAATTCGATCTGACGAGACTGGGGCACCAATTACAGGTGTTGCCTTGTCATCTGTTTACAAGATTGTAACTCTTGATGTCCTTTGTTTGAATACTGTCAATGTGGAAGATGCTATGCACTTGGTAGTTGATGCTGTAACTAGCTGCCGATTTGAGGTAACTGATCCTGCGTCAGAAGAATTAGTACTCATGAAAATACTTCAAGTTCTTCTGGCTTGCATGAAAAGTAAAGTGTCAGTTATGTTGAGTAATCAGCATGTTTGCACCATTGTGAACACTTGTTACCGCATAGTTCATCAAGCAGCAACAAAAAGTGAGTTGTTGCAGCGGATAGCTCGCCATACAATGCACGAACTTGTTAGGTGTATTTTTTCACACCTTCCTGATGTTGGCAACACCGAACATGCATTGGTTAACAGAGGCAGTTCTGTGAAGCTTGAG GGCAGTGGGCAAGATAATGAGTATAACTTTGGAAATAAACAGTTAGAGAATGGCAATGGTGCTTCTGAATATGATGGTCAACCATCCTCGGTAAGCTTTGCTTCCAATTCTTCCACAGGTCTGGTAGGTAGTATGTTGGATGAAAATACAGTTGGTGCTGGTAATGGGAAGGAGGCCACTCCATATGATTTGCATCTAATGACAGAACCATATGGGGTCCCCTGCATGGTGGAGATATTTCACTTCTTGTGTTCTCTGTTAAATGTTGTTGAGCACATGGGAATGGGTTCTAGATCAAATACTATGGCGTTTGATGAAGATTTGCCTCTTTTTGCCCTGGGCTTGATCAATTCTGCTATTGAATTGGGTGGGCTTTCTATTCGTAGACACCCCAGGTTACTAAGTCTGATACAGGATGAACTATTTCGTAATCTGATGCAGTTTGGCTTGTCAACGAGTCCACTAATTCTTTCTATGGTTTGTAGCATTGTTCTCAATCTATATCAGCATTTGCGGACTGAACTCAAACTACAACTTGAGGCTTTCTTTTCGTGTGTAATCCTGAGACTTGCTCAAAGCAAATATGGTGCTTCATACCAGCAGCAAGAAGTTGCTATGGAGGCTCTAGTCGACTTTTGCAGGCAGAAAACTTTCATGGTGGAGATGTATGCCAACTTAGATTGTGACATAACTTGCAGCAATGTGTTTGAAGACCTTGCTAATTTGTTGTCAAAGAGTGCATTTCCTGTGAACTGCCCTTTGTCTGCTATGCATATTCTTGCTTTGGATGGCCTGATAGCTGTAATTCAGGGAATGGCCGAGAGGATAGGCAATGGATCACTTGGTTCAGAACAGTCTCCAGTAAATCTTGAGGAATATACTCCCTTCTGGATGGTGAAGTGTGATAATTATAGTGATCCTAGTGTTTGGGTTCCCTTTGTCTGCCGGAGGAAGTATATTAAAAGAAGACTGATGATTGGAGCTGATCATTTTAACCGGGACCCAAAGAAAGGGCTAGAGTTTCTCCAAGTAACCCATCTCTTGCCTGACAAACTTGACCCACAAAGTGTTGCTTGCTTTTTCAGGTACACTGCTGGGTTGGATAAGAATCTGGTTGGGGATTTCCTGGGAAACCATGACGAGTTTTGTGTTcaggttcttcatgaatttgctGGGACTTTTGATTTCCAAGACATGAATCTGGATACTGCATTGCGGCTGTTCTTGGAAACTTTCCGACTGCCTGGAGAATCACAGAAGATACAGAGGGTCCTTGAGGCTTTCTCGGAGAGATATTATGAGCAATCACCCCAGATTCTAGCTAACAAGGATGCTGCTCTGTTGTTATCCTATTCACTTATAATGCTGAACACAGACCAGCACAATGTACaagtgaagaaaaagatgacAGAAGAGGATTTCATTCGGAATAATCGGCACATTAATGGAGGAAATGATCTCCCTAGAGATTTCCTGTCTGAGCTGTACCATTCAATCTGCAAGAATGAGATCCGCACAACTCCAGAGCAGGGTGCTGGTTTCCCTGAAATGACCCCAAGCCGTTGGATTGATCTAATGCATAAGTCCAAGAAAACTGCTCCATTCATTGTGGCAGATTCCAGAGCTTTCCTTGACCATGATATGTTTGCTATAATGTCTGGTCCAACTATTGCAGCTATCTCTGTTGTATTTGATCATGCAGAACACGAAGAAGTTTACCAAACATGTATTGACGGCTTTTTAGCTGTTGCAAAAATCTCAGCCTGCCACCATCTTGAAGATGTTCTAGATGATTTAGTTGTCTCTCTCTGTAAGTTCACAACTCTCTTGAATCCATCACCTGGTGAGGAATCTGTACAAGCCTTTGGGGATGACACAAAAGCAAGGATGGCAACTGTAACAGTTTTCACCATTGCAAATAGGTACGGTGACTATATTCGAACAGGTTGGAGAAATATCCTGGACTGCATCCTAAGGTTGCACAAGCTTGGTCTTCTTCCCGCTCGTGTTGCCAGTGATGCGGCAGATGATTCAGAGCTTTCTGCTGACCCTGGGCAGGGGAAGCCTATTACAAATTCTCTATCTTCGGCTCATATGCCATCCATTGGTACTCCTAGACGATCCTCAGGACTGATGGGCCGGTTTAGTCAACTTTTATCCCTTGACACAGAGGAGCCAAGATCGCAACCAACTGAACAACAACTTGCTGCTCATCAACGCACCCTCCAGACAATACAGAAGTGCCACATTGATAGCATTTTTACAGAAAGTAAGTTTCTGCAGTCTGATTCATTATTGCAGCTTGCACGGGCACTCATCTGGGCTGCAGGGCGACCCCAAAAAGGGAACAGTTCTCCTGAGGATGAAGACACTGCAGTTTTCTGCCTGGAGTTGCTGATTGCAATTACTCTAAACAATCGAGACAGAATTAAGCTTCTGTGGCAAGGTGTTTATGAACACATATCTAATATAGTCCAGTCTACAGTGATGCCTTGTGCCCTAGTGGAGAAGGCTGTTTTTGGACTTCTTCGTATTTGCCAGCGGCTGCTTCCTTATAAAGAAAACCTGGCTGATGAACTTTTGAGGTCACTACAGCTGGTACTGAAGCTTGATGCGCGGGTTGCTGATGCATACTGTGAGCAAATAACTCAGGAAGTCAGTCGCCTTGTGAAAGCAAATGCCACTCACATTAGATCACAAATGGGTTGGCGCACAATTACATCCTTACTTTCCATCACAGCTCGGCACCCAGAGGCTTCCGAAGCAGGATTTGATGCCTTATTGTTCATCATGTCTGATGGAGCCCACTTGTTGCCTGCCAACTATGTTCTCTGTGTAGATGCTGCAAGGCAGTTTTCTGAGTCTCGTGTTGGTCAGGCAGAGCGATCTGTGCGTGCTCTGGATCTTATGGCTGGTTCAGTTGTTTGTTTATCACACTGGGCCCTGGAAGCTAAGCAAGCAATGGCGGAGGAGGAGCTTTCAAAAATGTCTCAGGATATTGGGGAGATGTGGCTGAGGTTGGTGCAGGGGTTGAGAAAAGTTTGTTTGGACCAGAGAGAAGAAGTAAGGAACCATGCCCTCATATCATTGCAAAGGTGCTTGTCAGGGGTGGAAGGTTTCCAACTTCCCCACAGTTTGTGGTTGCAATGTTTTGACATGGTCATCTTCACAATGCTTGATGACTTGCTTGATATTGCACAGGGGCACTCCCAGAAAGACTATAGAAACATGGAAGGCACACTTAGTCTTGCTATGAAGCTCCTGTCAAAAGTATTTTTACAGTTGCTGAATGATCTTGCACAGTTAACAACCTTCTGCAAACTATGGCTGGGTGTTCTCAGCCGGatggaaaaatatatgaaggTGAAGGTCAAAGGGAAGAGAAGCGAGAAGCTCCCAGAACTAGTTCCAGAGCTCCTCAAAAACACATTGCTTGTAATGAAGACAAGGGGAGTGCTTGTGCAGAGAAGTGCTCTGGGTGGAGATAGTTTGTGGGAGCTGACATGGTTACATGTGAATAACATTGCTCCAACTTTGCAATCAGAAGTGTTTCCTGATCAAGGTGTGGATCAGCCACGTGATAAGAAGGATGAAACAGGGAGAAGTCTGGTGTCTGATGAAATGGGTTCTGTTCCTTCAAATGAAACTGTGGTTTCAGAAGGTGGTCGCACGGGATGA